The proteins below are encoded in one region of Marinobacter sp. F4206:
- a CDS encoding glutathione S-transferase family protein: MTTLYIANKNYSSWSLRAWLLMHELGIPFEEHMLPFGDETVWGAFRAEGGSGKVPTLKDGNVRVWDSLAIAEHLADDYPEVWPADPVARAWARSACAEMHSGFQALRDLCSMNIGVTVRVNETPPALARDVGRIAALWLDGLNRFGGPFLAGDRFTAVDAFFAPVVFRFEGYGLERNPAMNGYIQHMLALPGMKTWAEQALLEPWIDHEHEGDCEKIGTVVADRRQSIAP, from the coding sequence ATGACCACTCTGTATATTGCCAACAAAAACTACTCCTCATGGTCGCTAAGGGCCTGGCTGTTGATGCATGAGCTTGGCATCCCGTTTGAAGAACACATGCTGCCGTTCGGCGATGAAACGGTGTGGGGGGCCTTCCGGGCAGAAGGGGGCAGCGGCAAGGTACCCACGCTGAAGGACGGCAACGTCAGGGTCTGGGATTCCCTCGCCATTGCCGAGCACCTGGCCGATGACTACCCCGAAGTCTGGCCCGCCGATCCCGTCGCCCGGGCCTGGGCCCGCAGCGCGTGCGCCGAAATGCACTCCGGCTTTCAGGCCCTGCGCGACCTGTGCTCCATGAATATCGGCGTGACGGTACGGGTGAACGAGACGCCTCCGGCGCTGGCTCGGGATGTCGGACGCATTGCCGCCCTCTGGCTGGACGGCCTGAACCGGTTCGGCGGGCCCTTCCTGGCCGGCGACCGGTTCACGGCGGTGGACGCTTTCTTTGCCCCGGTGGTGTTCCGATTCGAGGGCTATGGTCTGGAGCGCAACCCCGCCATGAACGGTTACATCCAACACATGCTGGCTTTGCCGGGTATGAAGACGTGGGCCGAGCAGGCCCTGCTGGAACCCTGGATTGATCATGAGCACGAAGGCGACTGCGAGAAGATTGGCACGGTGGTGGCAGACCGGCGCCAATCGATAGCGCCTTGA
- a CDS encoding outer membrane beta-barrel protein has product MKPVIPLTLAVSLFAVSGTTFAGSDSGLYLGASVGQAKIDFRDNRSLDDVDFDVDFDDDDTGYKIFGGYNFGLIPLVDLAVEGAYVDFGSFNGSIGTLTDAGLDINGWTGAGLAGIKLGPIGLFAKAGVIAWDSDFKGVNFDDDGTDPLYGIGARFNLFSFQLRAEYERYDLDDFDIDYFSVGAAYTF; this is encoded by the coding sequence ATGAAACCTGTAATTCCTCTCACTCTTGCAGTCTCCCTATTTGCAGTATCGGGTACTACCTTCGCAGGCAGCGACAGCGGCCTGTACCTTGGCGCCTCAGTCGGTCAGGCTAAAATTGACTTCAGGGATAACCGATCGCTGGATGATGTCGATTTTGACGTGGACTTTGACGACGACGATACCGGTTACAAGATTTTTGGTGGCTATAACTTCGGCCTGATTCCCCTGGTGGATCTGGCGGTGGAAGGCGCCTATGTCGATTTCGGCAGTTTCAATGGCAGTATCGGCACGCTCACCGACGCCGGCCTTGATATCAATGGCTGGACCGGCGCCGGGTTAGCCGGCATCAAGCTGGGCCCCATCGGCCTGTTTGCCAAGGCTGGCGTTATCGCCTGGGACTCCGATTTCAAAGGTGTCAATTTCGACGACGACGGAACCGACCCGCTTTACGGAATCGGCGCCCGGTTCAATCTGTTTTCCTTCCAGCTACGAGCGGAATACGAACGGTACGATCTTGATGACTTCGACATCGACTACTTCTCCGTAGGCGCGGCCTACACGTTCTGA
- a CDS encoding mandelate racemase/muconate lactonizing enzyme family protein, whose product MRIESIAVYTADLPYTGKAYAFAGGRSHQVFTSTVVVLTTTAGVAGYGEVCPCGPNYMAAFAEGLPSCLSVLAPSVIGGDPRHITRIHESMDQALTGHAVAKAAIDMACWDLLGKSARLPVYILLGGLLSPSMPLHRIVPLAEPAEMEASLSRYRSEGFRHIQIKLGHRVEEDIELMQTLARKKQPDEVWVGDINAAWRRDEALRFSRALEDLDLYLEQPCRGYEECLSIRGRARHPVKLDESLNSLADVQRALRDDAMDAMALKVSKFGGLTPSRIIRDLCVEAGIAMTIEDAWGSGIATAAYAHLAASTPPRALLNTTDLHNYNTVQLADGAPEVSGGRMTLSDRPGLGVTPDFGVLALHEVYE is encoded by the coding sequence ATGCGCATCGAGAGCATTGCCGTTTACACCGCCGACTTGCCGTACACGGGCAAGGCCTACGCCTTTGCTGGCGGACGGTCCCATCAGGTGTTCACCAGCACGGTCGTGGTACTGACCACCACTGCCGGGGTGGCAGGCTATGGTGAGGTCTGCCCCTGCGGACCGAACTATATGGCGGCTTTCGCGGAGGGCCTGCCCTCGTGTCTGTCGGTACTCGCACCCAGCGTCATCGGTGGCGATCCCCGCCACATCACCCGCATCCACGAAAGCATGGACCAGGCACTGACCGGCCACGCGGTGGCCAAGGCCGCCATCGATATGGCGTGCTGGGACCTGTTGGGCAAGTCGGCGCGCCTGCCGGTCTATATCCTGCTGGGCGGCCTGCTGTCCCCGTCGATGCCTCTGCACCGGATCGTGCCGCTGGCGGAACCGGCGGAGATGGAAGCGTCGTTGAGCCGGTATCGCTCCGAGGGCTTCCGACATATTCAGATCAAACTGGGTCACCGGGTCGAAGAGGACATCGAACTGATGCAGACCCTGGCCAGGAAAAAGCAGCCGGACGAAGTCTGGGTGGGTGACATCAACGCCGCCTGGCGTCGCGATGAGGCCCTGCGGTTCTCCCGGGCGCTGGAAGATCTGGATCTGTACCTCGAACAGCCCTGTCGCGGCTACGAGGAATGCCTGTCGATCCGGGGCCGGGCCCGGCATCCGGTGAAGCTGGATGAAAGCCTCAACTCCCTGGCCGATGTCCAGCGTGCGCTCCGGGACGATGCCATGGATGCCATGGCGCTGAAAGTGAGCAAGTTTGGCGGCCTGACACCATCCCGCATCATCCGGGACCTGTGCGTGGAGGCGGGCATTGCCATGACCATCGAGGATGCCTGGGGCAGTGGCATTGCAACTGCCGCGTATGCCCATCTGGCCGCCAGCACGCCGCCCCGGGCCTTGCTCAATACCACCGATTTGCATAACTACAATACAGTACAGCTGGCGGATGGGGCGCCCGAAGTGTCGGGGGGACGCATGACTCTGAGTGATCGGCCGGGTCTGGGGGTGACGCCGGATTTCGGGGTGCTGGCACTGCATGAGGTGTACGAGTAG
- a CDS encoding DUF2897 family protein, protein MPTIGWVFVILALALIVGGLMILRNSANSMHISDEKMDKIRKRKAEQEAREKAEDDWK, encoded by the coding sequence ATGCCAACCATCGGATGGGTATTCGTCATCCTCGCCCTGGCCCTCATTGTCGGCGGCCTGATGATTCTCCGGAACTCCGCCAACAGCATGCACATCTCCGACGAAAAAATGGACAAAATCCGCAAACGGAAGGCGGAGCAGGAGGCCAGGGAAAAAGCGGAGGATGACTGGAAATAG
- a CDS encoding EAL domain-containing protein — MENDSADSLRTGSGEWLLGGGEMGDLVRSMDWSGTPLGPRQDWPQNLRSVINLCLNTSFPVNVAWGPRFVQIYNDSYRAFCGFKHPASMGQDIREMWASIWPQVEEAFATAVSGTPSPVANRRVFLDRAGYLEEAFFASSFSPIFDENGKVVGIFHPVTELTQQVLGERRLRVIQSVTDLFFGANTLESAITKTINALKRHKLEVPFALFYLIDPSGREAYLRAASGLDSAGSDVLVPAINLRDNHSIWPIDEALVASGNTELADLPERVRIVCSPYEEPVQEALLMPVTVAEGAVPNGVLIVGVSARRRLDTAYRNFFAMLRYTVEKELSHALSYERVRLQSEALEEQDRLKTTFFTHISHELRTPLTLLLGPVSETLKARGRSLSKSDRRRLEIAHRNALRLMKLVNSLLDFAQIEAGRPQLSFAPVDLPKATREVASMFESAFQMAGVELEIDCPDAPEPAYVDIGMWEKIVLNLLSNAFKFTLRGRVTLRLTWQADQIELIVEDTGIGIAESELPKVFDRFHRAPKGASRTYEGSGIGLALVRELVKLHSGTITAESVPDQGTRFTVRVPRGKAHLPEDQVTGALPHDVSMAGHAYIAEAMQWLGIDATPASKPGGHSREDTSARVLVVDDTADMRRYLYDILSPYCRVQTVADGQQALEAIRQDPPDLVISDLMLPNVDGFELVKTIRSSEAFNRLPVILLSARADEEARVEGLHSGADDYLVKPFSVAELLARVQLHLSTGRSWRRAVEKARHDDLTDLPNRTLIYEFTERLIASAGRAHSHMAVLFIDMDRFKPINDQHGHAVGDAVLIEVACRLREGVRDEDSVGRLGGDEFLAALSHLHAPSDAATVARHLVKVLSRPYQVHGLVLHTTPSIGVALYPEDGTTPDELTRAADQAMYLAKLSGNGQVRYYEREANQREEQTSLIEKRFKRALTQGEFELHYQPVVDLLHGQLTGVEAFIRWPGTSFGPKDFLPVAESCGLMEKLGDWIINEACHQLRVWGDEGMPPITLSINVSPMQCRQAQLVRRLMRSAAENGLTPGSIQIEITASEIFKGDDTNILQLLRKLKSVGFKLALDHFGSEESSLNHLVELAPDTLKMDQKFSQSNGRDAEQLAVVNGIVSLGSALGFQVVAEGIENAGILTTLQSAGCRDFQGFHICPPLAANDFTHWYHDWQAG, encoded by the coding sequence ATGGAAAACGACTCTGCTGACTCGCTGCGCACTGGTAGCGGTGAATGGCTGCTGGGCGGAGGCGAGATGGGCGATCTTGTGCGGTCCATGGATTGGTCCGGGACCCCGCTCGGCCCCCGGCAAGACTGGCCGCAGAACCTGCGGTCTGTCATTAACCTTTGCCTGAACACCAGTTTCCCGGTCAATGTGGCCTGGGGGCCCCGGTTCGTTCAGATTTACAACGACAGTTATCGGGCCTTCTGCGGCTTCAAGCACCCGGCATCCATGGGGCAGGACATCCGTGAGATGTGGGCGTCTATCTGGCCTCAGGTGGAGGAGGCGTTCGCCACAGCGGTCAGCGGCACGCCGTCGCCCGTTGCCAATCGGCGCGTGTTTCTGGACCGGGCCGGCTATCTGGAAGAAGCCTTCTTCGCCTCGAGTTTCAGTCCGATCTTCGATGAAAACGGCAAGGTGGTCGGTATATTTCATCCGGTGACTGAACTCACCCAGCAGGTACTGGGCGAACGTCGTTTGCGGGTTATACAGTCGGTTACGGATCTTTTCTTTGGTGCTAACACGCTGGAAAGCGCCATTACCAAAACAATCAATGCACTTAAACGGCACAAGCTGGAGGTGCCGTTTGCCCTGTTCTACCTCATCGATCCCTCGGGCCGTGAAGCCTACCTGCGGGCCGCGAGCGGACTGGATTCGGCCGGCAGCGACGTGCTCGTGCCGGCGATCAATCTTCGCGACAATCACTCCATCTGGCCGATCGATGAGGCCTTGGTTGCCAGTGGCAATACGGAGTTGGCCGATCTTCCCGAACGCGTACGGATTGTCTGCTCGCCCTACGAGGAACCGGTGCAAGAGGCCCTCCTGATGCCGGTAACTGTGGCCGAGGGCGCGGTTCCCAATGGTGTCCTGATTGTTGGCGTCAGCGCCCGCAGACGGCTGGACACGGCGTACCGGAATTTCTTCGCCATGCTGCGTTATACCGTTGAGAAAGAATTGTCTCACGCGCTCTCCTACGAACGGGTGCGATTGCAGAGCGAGGCCCTTGAAGAACAGGATCGTTTAAAAACGACCTTCTTTACTCACATCAGTCACGAATTACGCACGCCCCTGACGCTGTTGCTTGGCCCGGTGTCGGAAACGCTCAAGGCCCGGGGCCGCAGTCTTTCCAAGAGTGATCGCCGGCGGCTTGAAATCGCCCATCGTAATGCCCTCCGGTTGATGAAACTGGTCAATTCGTTACTGGACTTCGCCCAGATCGAGGCTGGCCGCCCCCAACTCAGCTTTGCTCCTGTCGATCTTCCGAAAGCCACCCGGGAAGTGGCGAGCATGTTTGAATCGGCGTTCCAGATGGCAGGCGTCGAGTTGGAAATCGACTGTCCTGATGCGCCGGAACCGGCCTATGTCGATATCGGGATGTGGGAGAAGATCGTCCTGAATCTGTTGTCCAATGCCTTCAAGTTTACGCTTCGCGGTCGTGTCACCCTTCGTTTGACCTGGCAGGCGGACCAGATAGAGCTGATCGTGGAAGACACCGGCATTGGTATCGCCGAGAGCGAGCTTCCGAAAGTTTTCGATCGGTTTCATCGGGCGCCCAAGGGCGCGAGCCGAACCTATGAGGGTAGCGGGATTGGTCTGGCATTGGTCCGGGAACTGGTCAAGTTGCACAGCGGCACCATCACCGCAGAAAGTGTACCGGATCAGGGTACCCGGTTTACCGTGCGCGTGCCGCGAGGGAAAGCCCATCTGCCTGAGGATCAGGTGACCGGCGCACTGCCACACGACGTCAGTATGGCGGGCCACGCCTATATCGCTGAGGCCATGCAGTGGTTGGGGATAGACGCCACGCCCGCGTCAAAACCGGGGGGCCACTCGCGGGAGGACACGAGTGCGCGGGTGTTGGTGGTCGATGATACCGCCGATATGCGCCGATACCTCTACGATATTCTCTCCCCCTATTGCCGGGTGCAAACCGTGGCAGATGGCCAGCAGGCTCTGGAGGCAATCCGCCAGGATCCCCCGGACTTGGTCATCAGCGATCTAATGCTTCCGAACGTTGATGGGTTTGAGCTCGTGAAGACGATTCGTTCGTCTGAGGCCTTTAATCGGTTACCGGTCATTCTGCTTTCGGCCAGGGCCGATGAAGAGGCGCGGGTGGAAGGACTGCATTCCGGTGCCGATGACTACCTCGTCAAACCCTTCTCTGTCGCCGAACTTCTTGCTCGGGTCCAGCTGCATCTGAGTACCGGTCGCTCCTGGCGACGGGCTGTGGAGAAGGCCCGGCATGACGATCTGACCGATCTCCCCAATCGGACCTTGATTTACGAGTTCACCGAGCGACTGATTGCGAGTGCGGGACGGGCGCACTCGCACATGGCGGTGCTGTTCATCGATATGGATCGGTTCAAACCCATCAACGATCAGCACGGGCACGCCGTTGGGGATGCGGTGCTCATCGAGGTTGCCTGTAGGCTCAGAGAAGGGGTGCGCGACGAGGACTCGGTCGGACGCCTGGGGGGCGACGAGTTCCTGGCGGCGCTCTCCCACCTGCACGCCCCCTCCGATGCTGCGACAGTCGCCAGACACCTCGTCAAAGTCCTCTCTCGACCTTACCAGGTGCATGGCCTGGTCCTGCACACCACGCCAAGCATTGGTGTTGCGCTTTACCCCGAGGACGGCACCACTCCCGATGAACTGACCCGGGCGGCCGATCAGGCCATGTACCTGGCCAAATTGTCCGGCAATGGTCAGGTTCGTTATTACGAAAGGGAGGCTAATCAACGTGAAGAACAAACCAGCCTTATTGAAAAGCGCTTCAAGCGTGCACTCACTCAGGGCGAATTCGAACTCCATTACCAGCCCGTTGTCGATCTTTTGCACGGTCAGTTAACGGGTGTCGAGGCGTTTATCCGTTGGCCGGGGACCAGCTTCGGACCGAAAGATTTTCTTCCGGTGGCGGAGTCGTGCGGCTTGATGGAAAAGCTTGGTGACTGGATCATCAACGAAGCCTGCCATCAGCTTAGGGTGTGGGGTGATGAGGGCATGCCGCCGATTACGCTGTCGATCAATGTCTCGCCCATGCAATGCCGTCAGGCCCAGCTCGTGCGCCGCCTGATGCGCTCGGCGGCCGAAAACGGGCTAACGCCGGGCTCCATCCAGATTGAAATCACAGCCTCGGAAATATTCAAGGGCGACGACACGAATATTTTGCAGCTACTTCGAAAGTTGAAGTCAGTGGGCTTCAAATTGGCACTCGATCACTTTGGCAGTGAGGAGTCCAGTCTCAATCATCTGGTAGAGCTGGCGCCCGACACTCTGAAAATGGACCAGAAATTCAGCCAGTCGAATGGCCGTGATGCCGAACAACTTGCGGTGGTCAACGGCATCGTTTCGTTGGGCTCGGCCCTCGGGTTCCAGGTGGTCGCTGAGGGGATCGAGAACGCGGGTATATTGACCACCTTACAATCGGCCGGCTGCCGGGATTTCCAGGGTTTTCATATCTGCCCGCCGTTGGCCGCAAACGATTTCACGCACTGGTATCACGACTGGCAGGCCGGGTAG
- a CDS encoding EAL domain-containing protein produces MSLAILCLLTWTAAQAETQPIAVAGAKSIQSHFDYWEDPEGRADLEEVLGLPDAEWQQQSSGSATFGMTPSAYWLRFAVTNETPEALNLIAELAYSQLDDVIFHVFAGSEKLHEFKTGDTRPFYPREIEHPNMLLRFALAPDQTKTIYARIETAGPMILPLRIWQENRFFGAASNEQKLHFFYYGCLTVIILINLAVFLTLRERLYLYYALAISGYLLFFASSKGYSFQLLYPDVPWLHARALLASMPILALFSVLFCRTFLKVQAHSPRLDLAMRAMICFEIINFAAAMVLDYNDAMKLSAISALVFFSLLFVAGPITWAAGVRAGAFFTLAWTPLTVGVLATAGRALGFFPVNFMTEYAMQIGSGLEAFILTLALADRLYREREEKIKAQADSLRKEIARNEARNKLNEAMTHDPVTGLPNRNRFEWMVNQQLAQDPDGRYMVGVARITRLDEINRTLGLTRSERLLRRLAQQMTKLAVQLPVVHRTQDDQGRDECVYQLSGDCFGILVNVGGSTDNFEDLNQALRLLSEPILLDNLAIELHPKFGAASYPVQGDNAALLIRNAHVGMEIAPRGPFATGVYSRDYDIYSESRLTLMSDLREALQNNQTDLYYQPKVCLNSGEVVGLEALIRWHHPERGWVSPSEFVPLAEETGVIRQLTHWAIGRSIHDLADLLRKHPALTLSINISTRDLASRDLGERLDSVLAQHGIDAERLTLELTETAAMEDPERGLRALKALANTGLRVSIDDFGSGYSSLSYLKQLPASEIKLDRSLIIDVCASESSRVIVETAINMIHGLGYTVIAEGVENEQTARLLQDLGCDKLQGFWLCHPLPVNELKSWLAEHKKQPAASRGLSRLLTH; encoded by the coding sequence TTGAGTTTGGCCATACTGTGTTTGCTGACCTGGACTGCTGCCCAGGCGGAAACTCAGCCCATTGCCGTGGCCGGGGCCAAAAGCATCCAGAGCCATTTCGACTACTGGGAAGATCCTGAAGGCCGAGCCGACCTTGAAGAGGTTCTTGGTCTGCCCGACGCCGAATGGCAGCAACAATCGTCCGGCAGCGCCACCTTCGGGATGACCCCCTCCGCGTACTGGCTCAGGTTTGCCGTCACGAACGAGACACCCGAGGCGCTCAACCTGATCGCCGAACTGGCCTATTCCCAGCTGGATGACGTGATCTTTCACGTATTTGCCGGCTCCGAAAAGCTTCACGAATTCAAAACCGGCGACACCCGTCCGTTCTATCCCAGGGAAATCGAACACCCGAATATGTTGCTGCGCTTCGCGCTGGCACCTGATCAGACAAAGACCATTTACGCCCGGATCGAGACTGCAGGCCCCATGATTCTGCCGCTCCGCATCTGGCAAGAGAATCGGTTCTTTGGCGCGGCCTCCAACGAACAGAAGCTGCATTTTTTCTACTACGGCTGCCTGACCGTCATCATCCTGATCAACCTGGCGGTGTTCCTGACACTGCGGGAACGCCTGTACCTGTACTACGCGCTGGCCATCTCCGGGTATTTACTGTTTTTTGCCTCAAGCAAGGGCTACAGCTTCCAGCTGCTGTATCCTGACGTCCCGTGGTTACATGCCCGAGCCCTGCTGGCGTCCATGCCGATCCTGGCGCTGTTCTCGGTGCTGTTCTGCCGCACCTTCCTGAAGGTTCAGGCCCACAGTCCCCGGCTGGATCTGGCCATGCGCGCGATGATCTGTTTTGAAATCATCAACTTCGCCGCCGCGATGGTGCTGGACTACAACGATGCCATGAAGCTTTCCGCCATCTCGGCGCTGGTCTTCTTCTCGCTGCTGTTCGTGGCCGGACCCATTACCTGGGCGGCGGGCGTTCGGGCCGGCGCCTTCTTCACCCTCGCCTGGACCCCGCTGACCGTAGGCGTGCTGGCAACCGCCGGCCGGGCGCTGGGCTTTTTCCCGGTCAATTTCATGACCGAATACGCGATGCAGATCGGGTCCGGCCTTGAAGCCTTCATCCTGACCCTGGCGCTGGCAGACCGCCTTTACCGTGAGCGGGAAGAAAAGATCAAAGCCCAGGCCGACAGCCTGCGCAAGGAAATTGCCCGCAACGAGGCGCGAAACAAGCTGAACGAAGCCATGACCCATGATCCCGTGACCGGTCTGCCAAACCGCAACCGGTTCGAGTGGATGGTGAACCAGCAACTGGCACAGGACCCGGACGGTCGCTACATGGTTGGCGTGGCCCGCATCACTCGCCTGGATGAAATCAACCGGACCCTGGGCCTGACCCGGAGCGAACGCCTACTTCGGCGTCTCGCCCAGCAAATGACCAAACTGGCCGTTCAATTGCCTGTGGTGCATCGCACACAGGATGACCAGGGCCGGGATGAGTGTGTCTACCAACTGTCCGGTGACTGCTTCGGGATCCTGGTCAACGTCGGGGGCTCGACTGACAACTTCGAAGACCTGAACCAGGCCCTCAGACTGTTGTCTGAGCCGATTCTGCTGGACAACCTGGCCATCGAGCTGCACCCGAAATTCGGCGCGGCCAGTTACCCAGTACAGGGAGACAACGCCGCCCTGTTGATCCGCAACGCCCACGTCGGCATGGAAATCGCGCCACGCGGGCCTTTCGCCACCGGCGTCTATTCCCGGGATTATGATATCTACAGCGAAAGCCGGCTGACCCTGATGTCGGATCTTCGGGAAGCGCTGCAGAACAACCAGACCGACCTCTATTATCAGCCCAAGGTGTGTCTGAACAGCGGTGAGGTCGTCGGGCTCGAGGCACTGATTCGCTGGCATCATCCTGAGCGGGGCTGGGTCTCCCCGTCGGAGTTTGTACCACTCGCCGAAGAAACCGGGGTGATCCGGCAGTTGACCCACTGGGCGATCGGCCGGAGTATCCATGATCTGGCTGACCTGCTCAGGAAGCATCCCGCCCTGACCCTGTCGATCAACATTTCGACCCGGGACCTGGCATCCCGGGACCTCGGCGAACGACTCGATTCCGTTCTGGCACAGCACGGCATTGACGCCGAACGCCTCACCCTGGAGCTGACCGAAACCGCAGCCATGGAAGACCCGGAGAGGGGCTTGCGTGCGCTGAAGGCCCTGGCCAATACCGGGCTGCGGGTCTCCATCGACGACTTTGGCAGCGGCTACTCCTCACTGTCCTACCTGAAACAGCTGCCAGCCTCCGAGATCAAACTGGACCGCTCACTGATCATCGACGTCTGCGCCAGCGAGAGTTCCCGGGTAATCGTCGAAACCGCCATCAACATGATCCATGGGCTGGGCTACACCGTGATCGCAGAAGGCGTCGAAAACGAGCAAACCGCGCGCCTGTTGCAGGATCTCGGGTGTGACAAGCTGCAGGGGTTCTGGCTCTGCCATCCATTGCCGGTAAACGAGCTGAAATCCTGGTTGGCGGAACACAAAAAACAACCGGCGGCGAGCCGTGGCCTATCCAGACTGTTGACCCACTGA